A single region of the Eulemur rufifrons isolate Redbay chromosome 8, OSU_ERuf_1, whole genome shotgun sequence genome encodes:
- the LOC138390327 gene encoding LOW QUALITY PROTEIN: olfactory receptor 10J1-like (The sequence of the model RefSeq protein was modified relative to this genomic sequence to represent the inferred CDS: substituted 1 base at 1 genomic stop codon), which produces MKTANHPEVREFVFQGFSNFQEYQLTLFVVFLTLYTLTLAGNVIVVTIIHIDHHLHTPMYFFLSVLSTSETFYSLVIIPHMLSSLVGLSQSISLEECGTQLFFFLGFAITNXLLLAVMGYNHYVAICNPLHYSVIMNWRVCAMLASSVCAAGFSLSLDQAVAILRLPFCNSLIEHFFCDVPPLLDLACATPVINDILTLIISLLAITAPATFLFISYVLIISTILKIASAEGRKKTFATCASHLTVVIIHYGCASIAYFKPKSENTKDQDQLISVTYTIITPLLNPVVYSLRNKEVQDALRKVECRKSFF; this is translated from the coding sequence ATGAAGACTGCAAACCACCCAGAGGTAAGAGAATTTGTTTTCCAAGGTTTCTCCAATTTTCAAGAATATCAGCTCACACTCTTTGTGGTCTTTCTCACCCTGTACACACTGACTCTGGCTGGCAATGTCATCGTTGTGACTATCATTCATATTGACCATCATcttcacacccccatgtacttcttttTAAGTGTCCTCTCCACTTCAGAGACTTTCTACTCCCTGGTCATTATCCCACACATGCTTTCCAGCCTCGTAGGCTTGAGCCAATCCATCTCCCTGGAGGAATGTGGGACtcagctcttttttttccttggttttgCCATCACCAACTGACTCCTGCTAGCAGTAATGGGGTACAATCactatgtggccatctgcaacccaCTTCACTACTCAGTCATCATGAATTGGAGGGTCTGTGCCATGCTGGCATCCTCCGTCTGTGCTGCAGGGTTCTCGCTTTCACTGGATCAGGCTGTGGCCATTCTCAGACTACCCTTTTGCAACTCACTGATTGAACATTTCTTCTGCGATGTCCCACCTCTGTTGGACCTGGCCTGTGCCACCCCAGTCATCAATGATATTCTGACCTTAATTATCAGCCTCCTGGCCATCACAGCTCCTGCCACCTTCCTCTTCATCTCCTATGTCCTCATTATTTCCACCATTCTCAAGATTGCCTCAGCTGAAGGCCGGAAGAAGACCTTTGCCACCTGTGCCTCCCACCTCACTGTGGTCATTATTCACTATGGCTGTGCCTCCATTGCCTACTTCAAGCCTAAGTCAGAAAACACCAAAGATCAGGATCAATTAATCTCAGTAACCTACACCATCATAACACCTTTACTAAACCCTGTTGTGTACAGTCTGAGAAATAAAGAAGTCCAGGATGCTCTACGGAAAGTGGAGTGTAGGAAATCCTTTTTCTAA